A stretch of DNA from Immundisolibacter sp.:
CAGGTCGCCGTCGAACTGGATCGCCTCCACGAAGCGGTGGCCGTCCGGCCCCACGTCGTAGATCGCGATGTTCTTGGCCCAGCCGAAGTGGGCATCCACCTGGCCCAGATCCTGGGTACAAAAAGCCACTTTCATAAGGCCTCCATGGAACCGCTGTCGCGGTTGGCGGGAATCAATCAGCCGCAAGCGTCGCGGCCGCCGGCTCATGCGCAAGTCTCCAGTCGTCCGGCCCCGGCTCGTGACCGTGCGCCAGCAGCAGGTTGCCGATGTCGAACACCAGCCCGCGCGTGCCGCGGTAGCCGACGGTGAGCTGGTGCGCGGCGCCCAGGCGGTCGAACATCGGCAGTCCCAGGCGAAAGAACGGCAGCTGCAGGCGCTCGGCCAGCTGCCGGCCGTGGGCGTGGGTGATCAGCAGATCGCAGTCGCCGGCGCGCTGCTCCAGGTCTTCGAGGTCGCCGATCAGCACCTCGTCACAGGGCAGGCGTTCCAGCAGCGGCGATTCGGTAGTGGTGACGGCGGCGGCAATCTGGCAGCCCATCTCGGCCAGGAACGAGCCGACCGCGTACAGCAGGTCCGGCTCCGCCCCCAGCGCCACCTTGCAGCCGCCGAAAAAGAAATGCCCGTCGAGCATGGCGTCTTCGAGCTGACTGCGCTGGCGGCGGTATTTGGCCGGCACCGGCCGGCCGGACAGCTCGGACAGGCGCATCAGAAAGGCGTCGTTCGCCACCAGGCCGGTCAGGCGCTCGAACAGCACGTAAGGCACGCCGGTTTTGGCTCCCAGCGCCGCCGCCGCCGGGCGCATCTGCTCGCCGACGGCAAGCGTCAGCTCCGAGCGGCCCATGCCGGCGATGTCGGCCAGCGTCGTGCCGCCGAGCGTGGTGGGCGTGAAGTCGTCCGGGATGTGGCCGTCCAGCGAGTCCGAAAGATCGGGCAGGATCACCGGCGCAAGACCAAACGCCTCGATGATCTCGCGCAGTTCCTCGATGTCGCCGGGCGTCAGGTGGCAGCCGGGCAACAGGTTCACCTGGCCGCGCCGCGGCGGGCCGGTTGGCACCTCGACCAGGGTCTCGACCATGCGCGTGACGGCGGCCGCCCAGCCGTCCTGGAACGCGCCCTTGAAGTCCGGCGTCGAGGCATACACCAGGCCGATGTGCGCCAGTTCCGGATGGCGCTCGCGGATCAGGGTGATGAAACCCTCGACGTCGTCGCCCTTGGTCTCGGTGACGCCGGTGGAGCAGATGCCGATCAGGCTGGGCTGGGTGCGCTGGGCGATGTTCAGCACCGCCTGCTCGACGTTCTCGTAGCCGCCGAGCACGGTCGCCACCTCGCTCATGGCGGTGGTCTGCAGCGGAATCGATTCGCGGAAATGGCGCACGAACAGCACCAGCCCGAACGAGGTGCAGCCCTGCGAACCGTGCAGCAGCGGCATCGACCCGCGCACGCCCATGAAGGCCAGCGCGCCGCCGACCGGCTGGCTCATCTTCAGCGGATTGACCGTGCAGGCCTTCTTGGACTTGACGACGCTGGCCATGACTCAAGCCGTCGCCTGGAGGCAGGCCGTCACGCCCAAATCCGGGGACGTCCCGCCGCTTGGTCCCGGATTTCGCTGCGCTACATCCAGGCTACGAAGATTGCTCGCTTCGGCGGCCAGCCACGGCGCCGGCGTGCGCACCTGCTGCCAGATCGGGTTGTGCAGGGCCAGGTCCAGGCGGCGGATCATCTCCACCATGCCGACGTAGCCGGCGAAGGCGTGGTGGCGCTCCTGGTTGATGTCCATCCACGGCATCTTGGCTTTCAGCGCCACGAACTGCGAGCGCCCGCCGGACAGCATGATGTCGGCCCGCGCCTCGCTGAGCATCCGGTACATCTCGCGCGGGGTCATGTCCTCGATCATGTGCGCTTCCTCGCCCATGATTTCCTTGATGCGCTCCTTGTCCTCCCGGGTGGATTTCTTCACCGAGGTGCCGACGATCTCCAGCCCCACTTCCTGCAGGGCGGCCACCACCGACCAGGACTTCACGCCGCCGGTGATCAGCAACACCCGCTTGCCGGCCAGGCGCTCGCGATAAGGCTCCAGCGCCGCCCAGGCGCGGGCTTCCTCGCGAGCGATCAGCGCCTCGGTGCGGTCGCTCAGTTCGGCATCGGCGCCGCGTTCGATCAGCAGGCGCGCAATCTCGCGCAGCGAATCGCTCATGTCGCCGATGCCGTAGAACGAGCCCTCGAAGAACGGAATGCCGTAGCGCTCCTCCATCTTGCGGGACACGTTGATCATGGCCTTCGAGCACACCATCATCGCCGCCCGCGCCCGGTGCGACTGCGCCACCTCGTGATACTTGGCGTCGCCCGAGATGCAGGCCAGCACGCGGATGCCGAGTTCATCCAGCAGCGGCTTCACCTGCCACAGCTCGCCGGCCAGGTTGTACTCGCCGATGATGTTGATGTCGTAGGGCGTGGTGTAGTCCGGCTCCCGGGTGCCGATCACGTGCTCCAGCAGCGCCTCGCCGGCCAGCTTGTTGCCGAGGTTCTTGACCCCGACGAAACCGGGCGCATTGACCGGCACCACCGGCTTGCCGAACTTCTCGCTGGCCGCCTTGCAGACCACCTCGATGTCGTCGCCGATCATCGCCGGCACGCAGGTCTGGTACACGAACACCGCCGGCGGGTCGTACTTGTCGACGATCTCGCGGATGGACTTGTACAGCCGCTTCTCGCCGCCGAACACCACGTCGGTCTCGTTGATGTCGGTGGTAAAGCCGGTGCGGTACAGGCGCGAGCCCGAGGATTTCGCGCCGCGGTTATCCCAGGAATTGCCCTCGCAGGCGATCGGCCCGTGCACCAGATGCGCCACGTCGGTGATCGGCTGCAGCGCGATCTTGGCGCCGTCGAAGGCACAGCCGCCGGCCGCGCCGCCGGGCTGCAACTGCTTGGTGCAACCCTTCTTGCGCTCCTTGTCCGACTTGCCCTGGTTCTTGTCGCAACCGGGCTCGTTGAAAACGTCCTGGATCTTGCTCGACAGCGTGCTCATGAAGCGGCCTCCATGCGCCGGACGGGGGAAGGCCGGCGCTTGCCGCAGGTATCGCAGGAATCGGGCCAGCCCGGGAGGGGGATGAATCTTTACTGTGAAACAGTCAGTTAAGCGAAGTTCTGGCACCGCCCAACAGGGCGGTTGGCCGGTTT
This window harbors:
- the nifN gene encoding nitrogenase iron-molybdenum cofactor biosynthesis protein NifN, with the translated sequence MASVVKSKKACTVNPLKMSQPVGGALAFMGVRGSMPLLHGSQGCTSFGLVLFVRHFRESIPLQTTAMSEVATVLGGYENVEQAVLNIAQRTQPSLIGICSTGVTETKGDDVEGFITLIRERHPELAHIGLVYASTPDFKGAFQDGWAAAVTRMVETLVEVPTGPPRRGQVNLLPGCHLTPGDIEELREIIEAFGLAPVILPDLSDSLDGHIPDDFTPTTLGGTTLADIAGMGRSELTLAVGEQMRPAAAALGAKTGVPYVLFERLTGLVANDAFLMRLSELSGRPVPAKYRRQRSQLEDAMLDGHFFFGGCKVALGAEPDLLYAVGSFLAEMGCQIAAAVTTTESPLLERLPCDEVLIGDLEDLEQRAGDCDLLITHAHGRQLAERLQLPFFRLGLPMFDRLGAAHQLTVGYRGTRGLVFDIGNLLLAHGHEPGPDDWRLAHEPAAATLAAD
- the nifE gene encoding nitrogenase iron-molybdenum cofactor biosynthesis protein NifE is translated as MSTLSSKIQDVFNEPGCDKNQGKSDKERKKGCTKQLQPGGAAGGCAFDGAKIALQPITDVAHLVHGPIACEGNSWDNRGAKSSGSRLYRTGFTTDINETDVVFGGEKRLYKSIREIVDKYDPPAVFVYQTCVPAMIGDDIEVVCKAASEKFGKPVVPVNAPGFVGVKNLGNKLAGEALLEHVIGTREPDYTTPYDINIIGEYNLAGELWQVKPLLDELGIRVLACISGDAKYHEVAQSHRARAAMMVCSKAMINVSRKMEERYGIPFFEGSFYGIGDMSDSLREIARLLIERGADAELSDRTEALIAREEARAWAALEPYRERLAGKRVLLITGGVKSWSVVAALQEVGLEIVGTSVKKSTREDKERIKEIMGEEAHMIEDMTPREMYRMLSEARADIMLSGGRSQFVALKAKMPWMDINQERHHAFAGYVGMVEMIRRLDLALHNPIWQQVRTPAPWLAAEASNLRSLDVAQRNPGPSGGTSPDLGVTACLQATA